The following are encoded in a window of Castanea sativa cultivar Marrone di Chiusa Pesio chromosome 5, ASM4071231v1 genomic DNA:
- the LOC142634962 gene encoding uncharacterized protein LOC142634962, which produces MGLLQDLELDLYKCDVVQHSGFKNLKNISELCQWMVRTRKSEIYPLICRVVKLVLTLPVSTAITERAFSAMNVIKTDLRNKMEDEFLLDAMMLFIERDIAATISTDSIIDDFEDLKRRRVPFS; this is translated from the exons atgggcttattgcagGATTTg GAACTTGATCTTTATAAGTGTGATGTAGTTCAGCATTCAGGgttcaagaatttgaaaaatatttctgaATTGTGCCAATGGATGGTGAGAACTAGAAAATCAGAAATCTATCCGCTTATTTGTAGAGTAGTCAAGCTTGTGCTTACTCTTCCCGTTTCTACTGCAATTACAGAGCGAGCATTTTCAGCTATGAATGTCATCAAAACTGACCTTCGCAACAAAATGGAAGATGAGTTTTTGTTAGACGCTATGATGTTATTCATTGAAAGGGACATTGCTGCGACAATTAGTACGGATTCAATCatagatgattttgaagatttaaaaaGACGGCGAGTtccattttcataa